A stretch of Kwoniella dendrophila CBS 6074 chromosome 2, complete sequence DNA encodes these proteins:
- a CDS encoding transcription and mRNA export factor SUS1 has protein sequence MVSTSEKPDEATMNAIRQRLMETGDWDRIQKLLRVQLEENGWVDDLKDLAKEKARTQETPNLENLIKEISETARGMINPNTKRDVVQEIEAVLDREVDQA, from the exons ATGGTATCGACGTCAGAAAAACCAGATGAAGCTACCATGAATGCAATAAGGCAGAGGTTAATGGAAACTGGTGATTGGGATCG GATACAGAAATTACTCCGAGTTCAACTAGAAGAAAATGGGTGGgtagatgatttgaaagatttagctaaag AAAAAGCTAGAACGCAAGAAACACCTAATTTAGAAAATCTGATAAAAGAAATTAGTGAAACTGCTAGAG GAatgataaatccaaatacaaAACGCGATGTTGTacaagaaattgaagctgtTTTAGATAGAGAGGTGGATCAAGCATAA